The Halovivax ruber XH-70 genome includes the window TGACCGAGTCGCATTCAGCGACGTGGCCGAACGATCTCCCACTAGAGAAAGAATTATATCTAATTATAATAAAATTATTGTCGATGGTCCGCTTTCCCTTCCGCGAATCTCGTTGTCGACAGTTGCCGGAGGGAGCCTTCGATGACTAGGCGCGCGAGACGTCGGTCACGACGTGCTTCGACGGACAAACGTGAGTCGACGGAACCGTCCCGATCCCAACGGGACACTCGGTCAGAGACCGCCGAACCACATTCTCTCGTACCTACGGGGATGTCCGAGATGGATGCGGCGATACCGACGGCCGGCGCGTCGGTCTCCCTCGGATCGACGGCGATAGCCCGCGCCGAAGAAGTCCGTGCTCGGTTCGAGAACAGACCCGACGAGATCCCGGACGACAACAACCGGCGAAATCTGGCGTCGCTCAAGCGGAACTGGGACGTCCACGAGGAGGCAGGGACTGCGGGTGACGCCGGTGTTCCCGAGAGCGTCCGTGAGGTCATCTCTTCGTCAGGGCGGTCGCTCGACGCATCGATCCAGCGCGCCGTCGAAGACCGTCTGGGTGATTCGTTCGGCGACGTGCGGATTCACACGGGTCCTGCGGCCGCAAATGCCTGCGAGGACATCAGTGCGCGGGCGTTTACCGTCGGGAACCACATCGCGTTCAATTCGGGTGAGTACGATCCCGAGAGTCAGGAGGGCCAACACCTGCTCGCACACGAATTAGCCCACGTTCGCCAGCAAACCGACGGTGCCCTCTCGATGATGCCCCAGGAGGGCGTCGAACTGGAAATCGATCCCGACCCACAGCTCGAGCGCGAAGCCGAGGAGACCGCCCAGCGCGTAATGGAAGGTGGCGAACTCGGGATACAACGGTTGGGACAGACGGAGGTCCACGTCCAGCGCGTCCCCAAAGACCAGATGTTCAGCGCGCTGGCGGTGTTCGGACTCGAAAACGAGGGCGGCGAGATTGGCGCCTTCCAGCGCGAGCAGAACGCGGACCGAATCGAACACGTTCGGAGTGCGATCGAACGCTTCAATGCGCAGACGAACGAGGTGGCGGAGCGGCGAAACGATCGCGCGTTACAGAAGCTGATCGAGAGCGAAGTGGCCGCGACGGATGCCAAGTTGACGACCGATGGGCGGATCGAGGGCCCCAAATCCGTGACCGAGGGTCACTTCGACCACCGGACGGCCAAGGCGATTCTGGCAAAGGATTTGCCGACGAAGTCGGAATTGCAACAGCGAAAGCAGGACATCGAAGACGAACTGTCCTCCGAGCTGGAGCAGGTAGCACTGACCGAACAGCAACGCGAGAAACTGGACGTGGGTGTCGAACACGGACTCGTCGGGAACCTCGCGGAGAAGACCGCGTTCGGGATTCTCAAACGGCTCGACACGGTGTTCGGAGCGTTCGGTTCGATGGCCTACAGGGTAGTCAAGGAGAACTGGGGAACTATCGACGGCGACATCGTCGAACGAGCGATCGAGCTTCGGGAAGAGTTGATCGACGAAGCAGTGCAAGATGTCAGGTTTGGCGGTGACTCACAGGGAGTCGGCGAAGGAGGTCATGTCTAACGATGAAGGCTATTATCACTGGAGAAAATGATGAGCGGGCTGGGGTCAACCTGCGGGACAATAATGGGATAGAGCACGTCATCGAACTGGAATTCGATGGTGAAATAAAATACCACGAAACAGACGGCTACACGCACGAATTTTCCAAACGTTCTAAAGAAGAAACCGAACATTGCCACCAGGCCCGTCGCCTCGCCAAGTGGCACGTTTATCGCGAGCAGGGCTACGATACGGTGATACCCTCCGCCAATCCTGACCGGATCGTCGCGGCGATCCTGGCAATTCTCGATATGCCGAGTGTCGAGGTCGAGCACTACTTCGGTAACCTGGAAGCCGAACTGCTCCGCTACCAGAATGGGTCCTACGAGCATCTGCCGTTCGAGGACGTCGATCCGTCGGAGCTCTACGTCTATCGCCAGGATATCTGGGTCACACCGGATCCAACCGAGGCAAATCCGCCGCTACTCGAGCAGTTCTGCGAGTACGTGGATTCGCCGCTGCAGACGCTCGGCGAAATTCTCGGGGACGGTCCCGATCCCCGGGATTCACTACCAGCGTACGAGATCGAAGCCGTCTCCGACGTTCACTATCTCTACAGCGACGGACGATCGCGGGAAGAACAGTGGACCGACCAGCCACTGGATCGAGAGCCCGACGCCCGGATCGAGTTGCTGGCGATCGATCCGGACGCGTTCGATTCGTTCGCACAACTACTCGCCTCACACCTCGGCAACCAGATTCGGGATCGATTCCTCGACATGGGGCTAGAGCCACCGAAACCGTTCCAGACGCCGGGGCTTGGCACGCACGACGCGATGATCAAACAGCAATTGATGCCGATGTACGACCGCCATTTCCTGGCCAGCGAGCACGACAACCCGTGGGACCAGACCGCTGGCTTCCTGTGAGGACGGGTGGCTTGCGGACGAATTGCGCGTGAATCTGAACTCGCCACGTGCCAACACTTCAGGGAGTTTGCTGATCGAGTCGGTTCTCGTTTGGGATCGTCACGAGGAGACCGATTCATTTGAGAGTGGTGGATTCTGCGTTGGATACAGCCAATTAGGGGTAGATATAAGTCGCTGTACAACGCACTGACGGGTGGAAGCGATCGTCTTCAGAAGGCCAGGGGACTGCCAATTGAATGTCCCGGGTGGTGGAGCACCCGAGACGATTGCTTCCACACCTATGGAGGGGTATGCAAGCATGACTGGATACAATTCAGACCGACATAAGCGTCCCGGGAGCGAATCGCGCGAAAACGACCGCCAGAGAACTACAGACGGCGGAAGTAGTGATGAGTCTGTAGAAACTGGTCAGGAATCAGAGGCAGACGGCTCGATGCCCGACACGGACGATTCTGACGACGACTGTGATCCCGATCCGCCAGCGACTGGTGGGGAGGCAGGCGGGGGCGAAGAGGATGTGCCGGCGTGGAAGGAGTACGGCTATCCGCGCAAGCCAAAGTGGGCGCCCGACTGTCCGCGCTGCGGTGGGCCAATTCTCGGGGTCACGATCGCCGGACCAGGAGTGAGTCAGGTCACGCCCTGTGGATGTAACGTGGCGCCATCGGACGTGGAAATTCTCTGATCGAAGGGACGAGTCGTGGATGCTGGATGGTAATTTTTGAAAGTGACTCTCCTGTCTGGAACTGCTAAGTAGTCAAAAGCCCCTGACGTTCTCGGGTCGGTGCGGTCGCTCACGGGTCGCTTCGCTCCCCCTTCGCGGATCCGAGGCCTCACTGCGGTCGGCCTCGCTCTCGCTGCGCGCTTCGCTCACTTCGTTCGCTGTAGTGCTTACGTCCCGCGCCTTCCCCGAGACCGCCAGCCCCTTTTATTCCCACCCAGGTAGTTGATCGGGAGCTGGAGCGGACGAATGGACGGGCGGGCAGCTACAGACCTCAAACCAACTCCCGAAGCGCCCAGATGTCCTCTGTCGGATCCAGTTTGTTCGGCTCCTTCCCACGCTCCGTCACGATTCCGGCGTGGTAGAGCATCGCCTTCAGTTGAAACACCGTCGGCGAGTGGTAGACGGTCCCGTCCGCTAATTCGGACGTCTGCAGTTCCCCCTCCTCGTCGAGCACCCGACTCCGTACGTCCTCGTCGCCTTTGATGAACAGTTCCACCGCGAAAGTCGAGTGCGTCCCGTGGAGGTACGTGACGAGATCCACCAGCGTTGGACGGGAGTTTCCGATCTCGTGCAGTTCCTGCAGCATCGAGACAAGTAACGTCGTGGCTTTGTAGTCGTAGACGATCCGACGAGCGAGCTGGCCCCACAGCGGTTCGTCGTCGATGAAGCGTTTCCGGCTGCGTTTCCAGTTTTCGAACTCACGAAGGGCAGCCTCGACGGTGCCGTAGTTGGACTTCGCGAAACGGACGACCTCCTGGCCCAGCGTGGTGAGTTCGGTGCGGCCGTTTCGTTCGTGGATCAGTCCGAGGAAGGCGGCTCCCTGTCGCGATCCGTCGACCTCGCCGACGACGTGTTCCGCTTGCAGTTCCGCCGTCTCCCTGTCGGCGTAGCACGACAGCGCGTACCCGAGGTAGTTCTTCGGGTGATTCAGCGAGAAGGACTTGTCGGCCACACCCTGCGCACTCGCCTGGAAGCGGATCGCCGTGGCGTCCGAAGTGGTCCGGTTGCCCACGACTCTGGGGCGCTCGATCGGCGTCACGGTCCCAGCCTCGGAGACGCCCAGGACGCCGACGTTCAATTCGCGGGCCAGCGTCCGATCTGTCTGCGTGATCGTCTTCGCCGGGGCCGCGAGGTAGGCCACGTTGGCCTCCGCGAGCCGATCGTACGCCTGCGTGATGCCCTTCTCAGTCGGCACGCCATCTTCCTTGCTGTCATAGCCCTTCGCCTCGATCACGATCAGCGGTGGCTCGTCGCCGAATCGCTCCACTGCGAGGAAGTCATTGTCCAAGTTTCGGACCCCGACGAGGTCGGGATAGCCACCACCGAGGCGAACGTGGTTGAACGGCGAGAGGCGATCGCGAATACGTTGATCGAGCGGCTGGCCGGACAGCCACTCGTTTTTCGCAAACTGCGTGTCCACGACCGCGTAGGTGTCCGAGGCCCCGTCCTCGGGAAAGAGCGCCTCTTTCGTCCGCGCGAGGACGTGGGGCTCGGAAAGTGAAACCGCCGAGCTGCTCATGCCCGGAAATCGAAGGCCGGCGACAAGAACGTTCGCACTCGATAAATGCCGAAACGGCAACGGACGGGTCTTGGAAATCGCAGACTCGCGATAAATCACTCTAATTTTCTCCCCCTAATCGGCCAGCTAGCTTTAGATAATAGAAGCGGTTGGTCCGCTGACCGAAGATGGGACGACGCGACGATCTCGATCGACTGTACGACCTGCTGGATCGACTCGACGACCGCGTCGGCGGCGCGAAGACGCTCACCGACTGCACCGGCTACATGGACTGGCCGGAGCGCGGCCTCTACGTGTTCTTCGCCGACGGCGAGACCCGAGACGGAACCGAGCAGCCGCGGCTCACCCGCGTTGGAACGCATGCCGTGTCGTCGGGAAGTGGAGCCTCACTTTGGGAGCGACTGAGGGCTCACCGAGGAGTGAACAGTGGGACATTTGGGGGAGGAGGCAACCATCGGATGTCAGTTTTCCGCAAACGGGTTGGTGAGGCAATGATTCACCATGATGGCATCCAGGAGGAGCTATCTAACTGGGGAGAGGGGAATAGCGCCAATCGCGACACACGTCACGACGAGCACGATCACGAAGTCCGTGTCAGCGAGTACATTCGCGACCTTCCGTTCCTCTGGATCGACGTCGACGACGAACCGGGACCGGACAGCGAACGCGCGTACCTCGAATCGAACCTGATCGCGCTCGTCAGCAACTACAAAACCGAACCGATCGACCCGAGAGCGAGTGATTGGCTCGGCGGCCACTGTCCCTCCGAACCGATTCGAAATTCGGGACTCTGGAACGTCAACCACGTTGACGAGGCGTACGATTCGAACTTCCTCACCCTGCTCGAAACCCGAATCGACGAGACGGAGCCGATCGACTGAGGGAGGCCGAACAACCGGTTTCTACAGCTCGCCGACCAGCAGCCCGGGTGGGACTGAAAGGGGCTGGCGGTCTCGGGGAAGGCGGGGGAAGCAAGCACTGCAGTGAACGGAGTGAGCGAAGCGCGCAGCGACCGCACCGACCCGAGAGCACCAGGGGCTTTCAAAATCTTCGACGCACCGTCACCTGGTTTCCATAATATTCAAGTATTCCTGTGATAATATCCAAACGCCGTCCCAGATGGCCTCTCCCCAATCCCCAATCCATGCCCTCAGACAACAGCCTCAGCCCTCCACTCTCCCGTGACACCCCGTTCCGCTGAGCGTGTTCCTCGCCCCCTCTCCCACCGCGCCATTTTTCGCACAACAAAGCTACCCGCCGAACTCGCCCTAACCCACGGGTTCCGATACACGCCGAGACTCCACGTCGACCTCTGGGACGACGCAGCGGGGCGATAACGATGACAGACACAGACCAGCCCTCCGGTCCCGGATCAGCCGTCGTGCTCGCCTCGGGCGGGATTGACAGCGCCACCACCGCGTACGAAGCCCGCGCCCGGGGCTACGACCTCCATTTCTTCCACACGTCCTACGGCCAGCACACCGAGTCGAAAGAGTACGAGTGTGCTCGCGCGCAGGCCGACGAACTCGACGCCGCGTTCCACCACGTCGAGACGGACCACCTCGCGCGGATCGACGGGTCGAGTCTCACCGGCGAGAGCGAAGCCGTCCCCGATGCTGCCGACGCGGACGAGCCCGTCCCGGACGCGGCAGACACTGACGAAACAGATCCCAACGAGACCCCCTCCACCTACGTCCCCTTCCGGAACGCGAACCTCCTCTCGATGGCCGTCGCCTACGCCGAAGCCAACGACTGCGATGCGGTCTTCGTCGGCGCCCACTCGGAAGATCACGGCGGCTATCCGGATTGCCGACCACGATTCTTCGAGGCGTTCCAGCGCGTCGTCGACACCGGCACGGCGGACGATACCCACATCCAAATCCAGGCGCCGTTCGTCGAGGCCAGCAAAACCGACATCGCGGTTCGCGGCCGCGAACTCGCGGTTCCCTACGAACTGACCTGGAGTTGCTACCGTGACGACGAACCCGCCTGTGGAACCTGCGATTCCTGCGCTCGTCGACTGAACGCCTTCCAGAATATCGGCGAGCGGGATCCGATCGAGTACACAGACCGGCCGTCCCACCCGTAACGATCCCGCCGCGTTCGTCGACACCTATATCCGAGTGGTTCGTATATACTGCAATATCGTATGAGTGCAACGATCGATCAACCACTCTCCCGAAAGCGGGTACAGAATATCGGTGAACAGCTGGCGAACGACCGAAAGCTGGAACTCATTTCCTTCGGCGCGAAGCGCGACCAATTCACCGTGAGTGAGTTGACCGACGCGCTCGAGTTGCCCCACACGACCGCCCACGAGTACTGTCGAGATCTCCATCAGGTGGGCCTCCTGGAACGGCTTCAGGAAAAGCCCGCCACCTACCGGGTGGTTCCGTTCGACATTCATCTCTCGCTCAACGCGGTCGTCGAGGCCGTCGAATCCGAGAATCAGACGCTCTCGTTCGCAACCGATCGGTACGGGGACGAGATCGTCGACGCCGTCATCGAGATCTGGGAGCGAGTCGAGTCGGGCGAGTACACGTATCGAGAGGCGAGCGCCACCCTCGAAATGCGACACGCCGACTTCCTCCGCGTCGCATCGGAGCTCGAACTACTTGAATGAGCGACGTGGTCCTCGACTCGAACGCGGTCATCATGCACGGGCGAGCGTTTGGCGAGCGCGTCCGGAATGCACCAGAAACGATGACCCTCGTCCTTCCACACGCCGTCAAACGGGAATTGGTGGACGACGTGCTGGCGAAAGAATCCGCACCGAACCATCGAGAGTCCGCGCGAACGATACAACGATGTATCGACGAAGGATACCTAGCCGTTCGCGAACCCGACTACGAGCGCTACAGCGCACTCATCGACGAAGCGAGTCGGCGCATCGCGGACGAATCGCTCCCGGAACACGAGGTCAAAGCTGATCGATACATCCCCGCACTCTGTTGTGATCTCGCAACGAAGAACACCGTCAGACTCGTCACAGCCGACCGGAAGCTACGACGAATCGTCCGCGATATGTTCGATCGCTACGATCCTCCGCACTCGCTCGAAATCGAGCAGCCCAGAACGGTGCTCACTGACACAGGATGAAATCGGCAAACAGTTCTCCAAACTCGACGTTCCCGACGAACCGACCGCAGCTACTACCGTGACGAGGAATCGGCCTGCGGGATCTGTGACACCTGTGCCTGCCAACTAAGCGCCTTCCGGGAGATCGAGGAACGAGATCCGATTGGGTATCGAGAGCGGCCGGATTGAACGAAGGTGATTGGTTCCACCCAGTATTGAGAGGACGACTACTGTGAGACGAGGACGGTATTCGCATACAGCACTGAGAGGCCCGATAAACAAACTATATCGCATTGGTACCAAACTATTAGTATAGACGCACCCAAGACGTGAGTGATGACCGAGACCGACCGCGAGTGGCCCGACTGGATGGACGCGTCGGAGCGAGTTCGCCACGTGGCGCTCACGAGGACGGAACCGCGGAACGCAGGATGGATCGCAGACGAGGCGAACGTCTCCCGGGATACGGCAGTGAAGTACCTGACGCGGCTGGTCGACCGCGGCGATCTCGAGGTCGAGGAGACCGGCCACGGTGACGCCTACAGACCGGATCGCGTCACGCAATTCCTCGACGAAGTCCGTCAGTTCGCAGAGACGTACTCGCGAGGCGAGCTCACCCAGGAACTGGACGAAATCGCCGACGAGATCGACGGCTGGAAAGTCGACTACGAGGTCGACTCGCTCGTCGAGCTCAGACAGAGTATCGGCCGTGACGACCTCGACGGCGACGAGCGACGGGACCGACTGGCGGTGATCGGGGAGTGGGAGTACGATATCGAGATGCGAGAAGCGATTCAACTCGCGATCAGCCTCAAACGGTCGCTGTCGAGAGTCGACGCCGACCCGATCGCCGAAACTGGAACGATCGCACAGGAAGGGTAGGAGATCGATGGTGCTATTTCTGGCAGGCGGTCGAGGATTCACGCGACGAGAAGGGCTGCGTCGGCTCAAAGAACGAATGGAAAACGTGCCCGGCTTCACTGCTGTCCGGTACGAACCATCCAGATTGCGTCCGCGTTCGGTCATCGCGGCTGTCGAGATCGAACTGTTCCTCGGAGCGGCCTTTCCCCGGGACGAAGGAAAAGTCGAAGTGCAGTGGCGGCCGAGAGATGGAATCGATGTCCAACGCGTCCACTGGGCGGACGAGGCAGTGAGTCTCGGCTGGCACAAAGACGATGATCACGCCGAGCTGGGGACGACACACTTTTCAACTCGAATCCGACGGTACCATCGTCCACGAACCGGCGTATATCGAAGCCGAGGCTCCGCTGAGCTTTCTCGAAATCTGTCTTTCACGTCTCCCGGAGAAACTCAGGGAGACGAACGCCGACTGAAACGTGTTCAGGCACGGACAGCAGAAATAGTTCGACCGCAGCTACTACCGTGACGACGAGCCGGCCTGTGGAACCTGTGACTCCTGCGTTCGCCGACTGAACGCCTTCCAAAATACGGGTGAGTGAGATCCGATCGCGTTCGAAGCGGACCCGTACGAGCGAAAACGAGAGACTCCCAAGGCGCTGTTGAAACCCGTTCTCCAGATATAACATGGGCTGAAACAGCCGATCGCTGAAGAGTGCGTGGTGACCACCGAGAATTCTACCAATTCGATGAGGGGATCCGATAGCCGTTCGAGAGATAGGGCGCGTCTTCATCAGTGAGGTTTCGCTCCACTCCACCGGATGGCGAAGAAAAGCAGACCCGAATTCAGGTATCGCTCGCTCCTTCTGACTCATTCCCATCGAGTCCGGGGCGATACCGATGCCGTGGATTAAATGGCTAGGCAGCGACCATATCGGTGTATGGGTGCTTCGAATCGATCTCCATCGGTCAAACCAGCACGTGGTTCCACCCTCACCCAGGTGATGAAATGAGCCGATCTGGAGGCTGGCGAGGGTGGATCCCGGATCCAACGGGGAGACGTGGCGTCCGCCTGGTGCAATGGATGCTCTTGGAGGGGAATCGGCATGCCGTCACCGGGGCGCTTCTCACGATAACGTTCGTCGCGCTCCTCGCAATTGGGACGGTTTGGCCGTTCGAAATGCAACTACTCCTCACCGAGACCGCTGCCGTCGAGACGGTCCTCAACACGTTCTTGGGAGGGATTATCCTGCTGGTCTCGATCGTCGTATCGATCAATTCGATCGTCCTCTCATACGATATTATTTCTATCGGTGCACAGGAGGATCGGCTTCGAGGCACGCTAGCGTTTCGCAGCGAAATAGGCCGTCTGACAGAGACCGAGGACACCACCGTGGACATGGACCCGGCTACGTTCCTCTCGCTGATGGTCGGAGTCATCGACCAGCGAACACACGAGTTAGAGACGGTTACAGAGGAGCTTGACGGGAGGGATGGTGAGGAAATCAGAGAACACATCGAGAGCATTCTCCAGACCATCGAACACATCGAGAGGACTGTTGAGTCGACGAACGGGGGCGAATTCAGCGCCCTATGGCTTGGACTTGATCTGAATCTTGGAGTGTTGATGGAACAGTCGCGTGCGATGCATCGGGGGTATGCCGATGTACTCTCTGAGGGTGGTGAAGAACGGTTCGAGAGGCTCATCCGTGCGTTCGAACTGATCACGACCGGCCGCCATTTTTTCAAGACGTTGTATTATAAACGGGAGTTCTCGATGTTGTCACGAACGCTCTTGATCGTCTCGCTTCCAGCCATCCTGGGAACTGCAACCACGATTCTGGCAATAAACGCGAGTATCCTCCCACAACTACGGATACTTGGCCTCTCACCGCTCCTGATTTTTGTGGCCGGCGCGTTCACGCTCGCCCTGGCACCATTTATTATCCTCACCGCCTATATGCTCAGAGTGGCGACCGTCACTCTGCGGGCCACCGATACCGAGCCGTTTGTTCTTTAGGCCTGACCAGTACCAGTCAGCTTTGCTAGACAGGGAGGGTCAAACACAGGGTTACGCCGCCCTTCCCAGATAGCAGACGCCTTCAAAAAAACGGATTGTGGCTGTCGTGTTGCGCGGCGATGCGTCCTACTGACCGAGTTCGTCGACGGTCAGCGTGTAGGAACCGCTGCCGGAGTAGGCGTCGACGAGCAGGCCGAGTTCCTCATCACCCGAGAGGTCGACCGTAATCTCCTCCTGGCTGTCCGGCGAGTACGACACCTCGTCGTAGTCGTAGGTCGTCGGCGTCCGACCGTCGTACGTGAGGTAGAGGTCGAAGTCGGCGCTGTACGGGCCCGACAGCGTCACCGTCGCCTGGCACGGGTTCGCCGTGTCCAGCGAGTAGGTGTAATTGTCGCTGCCGTTACCCCACCAGCCGCCGCTCAGGTAGCCCGAAACCGAATCGGAGCTCGTCTCGGCGCCACACTGACCGCCACCGCCGTCGCCACCGATGGCGACCGTCTGGGTCGACGTGTCCGTTTCGCCGTTGCCCGCGGTCACCGTTAACTGCACCGAGTAGTCACCCTCGGCACCGAAGCGGTGATCGATCGTCTCGCCGTTCTTCGTCGCACCGTCGCCGAGGTCCCACTCGTAGGACGTGATCGAGCCACCGTCCGGCGGCGTGGAGCCGCTGGCGTCGAACGCGACGGTCTCGTCGACCTCGGGGTCGGACGGGCTGAAGCCGAAGCTCGCGGTCGGGCTGCCCGGATCGCCGCCACCGCCGCCCTCGACGATGTTGGCCGCGTCGACACGACCCGAACCCTGCTGATCGGTCGGGAGCCCGATGTCGACGGCCGTGCTCTCGAGTCGGTCCCAGAGGTCCTGGACCGAGTCGTCCGGATGAGCCGATTTGCCGAGTGCGGCTACGCCGGAGGCGACCGGACACGCCATCGAAGTGCCCGAGAGGCCCTCGTAGCCGCCGCCTGGGACGGGTGCGAGCACGTCGACGCCGGGCGCGGCAACGTTGACGTTCGGCCCGTAGTTCGAGAAGTTCGCGATCTGCTCGTTCTGGTCGACGGCCGAGACCGCGACACAGTTGTCGTAGGCCGCGGGATAGCTCACGGGCGAGCCGTAGTCGTTGCCGGCCGCCGCGATCGGCAGCGTGCCGTTGTTGTACGCGTAGTCGATGGCGTTGCGACCGGTGTCGCTGGCGCCACCGCCACCGAGCGAGAGGTTGACGATGTCGGCGCCCTGGTCGGCCGCCCACTGGATCGCGTCGGCGATGTCGGCCATCGACCCACTGCCGCCCGAACCGAGCGCGCGCCCGGAGATGAGTCGACAGTTCGAGATCCCTGCAGTTCCCTCGTTGTTGTCCGTCGTCGCCGCCGCACAGCCGCCGACGTGCGTGCCGTGGTTCTCCGAGTTGACAACGGGCGCCGGATCGTCGTCGTTGTCGACGAAGTCGTAACCCTCGTCGCCCTGGAAGCGATCGGCGAGGTCGGGGTGCGTGTAGTCGACCCCCTGGTCGACGACCGCGATGGTGACGTCCATCGACCCCATCGTCGTGTCCCAGGCCTGGTCGGCGCGAACCTGCTGTGGCGCGTACTGCGACCCGAACTGCGGATCGTTCGGTTCGAGGAACGCCTCGACCGTGTAGTTCGGCTCGGCGTACTCGATGCCCGGCTGGCGTTCGAGGCGCTCGATCACCGAATCCTGTGTGCTCGGGCCGTCCTCGGGAACCTTGACCGCCATGTAGCCGAGCGCGTCGTTCTCGTGAACGACCGAGGCCTCGGCGGGAATCGCGGATTCGACTGTGGTACGCGCGCTCGCGATACCGACGGTGTCGCTCTTGCCCACCAGGATCTCGTCTTCCTTCGGGCCGGGCTCGCGACCGGGCGTCGCCGAAACGACGCCGCCCAGCCCCAGGAACGCTCCGGTTGCCCCGGCTGCTTTCAGTACTGATCGTCGACCGATGTCGTGGTTGCCATCACCTGACATAGGTACTGAATACCATCCTCCAGAGTAAGTAAAATCTTCGTGAACGTTGGTGAATTTATTATTAATCTCTAAGCAATAAGGAACCAACACATTATAATTGAAAATG containing:
- a CDS encoding eCIS core domain-containing protein — translated: MSEMDAAIPTAGASVSLGSTAIARAEEVRARFENRPDEIPDDNNRRNLASLKRNWDVHEEAGTAGDAGVPESVREVISSSGRSLDASIQRAVEDRLGDSFGDVRIHTGPAAANACEDISARAFTVGNHIAFNSGEYDPESQEGQHLLAHELAHVRQQTDGALSMMPQEGVELEIDPDPQLEREAEETAQRVMEGGELGIQRLGQTEVHVQRVPKDQMFSALAVFGLENEGGEIGAFQREQNADRIEHVRSAIERFNAQTNEVAERRNDRALQKLIESEVAATDAKLTTDGRIEGPKSVTEGHFDHRTAKAILAKDLPTKSELQQRKQDIEDELSSELEQVALTEQQREKLDVGVEHGLVGNLAEKTAFGILKRLDTVFGAFGSMAYRVVKENWGTIDGDIVERAIELREELIDEAVQDVRFGGDSQGVGEGGHV
- the queC gene encoding 7-cyano-7-deazaguanine synthase QueC encodes the protein MTDTDQPSGPGSAVVLASGGIDSATTAYEARARGYDLHFFHTSYGQHTESKEYECARAQADELDAAFHHVETDHLARIDGSSLTGESEAVPDAADADEPVPDAADTDETDPNETPSTYVPFRNANLLSMAVAYAEANDCDAVFVGAHSEDHGGYPDCRPRFFEAFQRVVDTGTADDTHIQIQAPFVEASKTDIAVRGRELAVPYELTWSCYRDDEPACGTCDSCARRLNAFQNIGERDPIEYTDRPSHP
- a CDS encoding helix-turn-helix domain-containing protein, whose translation is MSATIDQPLSRKRVQNIGEQLANDRKLELISFGAKRDQFTVSELTDALELPHTTAHEYCRDLHQVGLLERLQEKPATYRVVPFDIHLSLNAVVEAVESENQTLSFATDRYGDEIVDAVIEIWERVESGEYTYREASATLEMRHADFLRVASELELLE
- a CDS encoding PIN domain-containing protein, which encodes MSDVVLDSNAVIMHGRAFGERVRNAPETMTLVLPHAVKRELVDDVLAKESAPNHRESARTIQRCIDEGYLAVREPDYERYSALIDEASRRIADESLPEHEVKADRYIPALCCDLATKNTVRLVTADRKLRRIVRDMFDRYDPPHSLEIEQPRTVLTDTG
- a CDS encoding DUF7342 family protein; protein product: MTETDREWPDWMDASERVRHVALTRTEPRNAGWIADEANVSRDTAVKYLTRLVDRGDLEVEETGHGDAYRPDRVTQFLDEVRQFAETYSRGELTQELDEIADEIDGWKVDYEVDSLVELRQSIGRDDLDGDERRDRLAVIGEWEYDIEMREAIQLAISLKRSLSRVDADPIAETGTIAQEG
- a CDS encoding S8 family serine peptidase, with product MSGDGNHDIGRRSVLKAAGATGAFLGLGGVVSATPGREPGPKEDEILVGKSDTVGIASARTTVESAIPAEASVVHENDALGYMAVKVPEDGPSTQDSVIERLERQPGIEYAEPNYTVEAFLEPNDPQFGSQYAPQQVRADQAWDTTMGSMDVTIAVVDQGVDYTHPDLADRFQGDEGYDFVDNDDDPAPVVNSENHGTHVGGCAAATTDNNEGTAGISNCRLISGRALGSGGSGSMADIADAIQWAADQGADIVNLSLGGGGASDTGRNAIDYAYNNGTLPIAAAGNDYGSPVSYPAAYDNCVAVSAVDQNEQIANFSNYGPNVNVAAPGVDVLAPVPGGGYEGLSGTSMACPVASGVAALGKSAHPDDSVQDLWDRLESTAVDIGLPTDQQGSGRVDAANIVEGGGGGDPGSPTASFGFSPSDPEVDETVAFDASGSTPPDGGSITSYEWDLGDGATKNGETIDHRFGAEGDYSVQLTVTAGNGETDTSTQTVAIGGDGGGGQCGAETSSDSVSGYLSGGWWGNGSDNYTYSLDTANPCQATVTLSGPYSADFDLYLTYDGRTPTTYDYDEVSYSPDSQEEITVDLSGDEELGLLVDAYSGSGSYTLTVDELGQ